CAGCCGATGATCTCGCCCGCCGCCATCTTCGGCAGGTACTGCATCTTCTGCTCTTCAGTGCCGTAGGCGTAGATCGGGTACATGCACAGCGAGCTCTGCACCGAAGCGAAGCTGCGCAGGCCGGAATCGCCGCGCTCCAGCTCCTGGCAGATCAGGCCGTAGCTGACGCCGTTCATGCCGGCACAGCCGTACTGTTCCGGAATGGTCGCGCCGAGCAGTCCCAGGCCAGCGATCTCGGGAATCAGTTCCTTCGGGAAGCGGCCCTGGTCGAAGCAGTCGCCGATGATCGGCAGCACTTTCTCGTCGACGAAGCGGCCCACCGTGTCCTGCACCATGCGCTCCTCATCGGTGAGCAGCGAGCGGACGTCATACAGGTCGAGGGGATTGAGGCGGGCGGCCATGCACAGGGCTCCGAAGCGTGGGGAATCCTCCCATTCTAGCCGGGCCTTCAGGCATGGTCATGACGGACCGCCGCATGGAAGCATGCCTGCCCTGCGGACAGGGATGGCGCACGCTGCGATCACCGCATGATGCGATGCAACACGAATCGTGCGAACATCGCATCTGGCGAACCGCCACACCCGCCCATCCCCGCACCATCTCCCATCGCACCCATGATCAAAGGCATTCTGCTGGGCTTCGCCTGTTTCGCCGCATATGCGATCAGCGATGCCTTCGCCAAAGCATTGCACGGCACTATCCCTCCGTACGAGTCGGTCTTCTTCGGCGGCGTGCTGGGTCTGGCGGCCCTGCCGTTCATCATGGGACCGGGCGACCGCTGGCATCAGGTGTTCTCGGCCAAGCGGCCTCACCTGTGGTGGATCCGCGCGATCACCGGCGGTGTCGGCAATATCTGTTCGGTCACCGCGTTCACCCTGCTGCCGATGGCCGAGGTGTTCTCGATGATCTTCCTGATGCCGATCTTCGTGACCATCCTGTCCGTGGTGTTCCTGAAGGAACAGGTGGGCTGGCGGCGCTGGACCGCGGTGTTCGTCGGCTTCGCCGGTGTGCTGGTGGTGTTGCGCCCCGGCTTCCGCGCGCTGGGACTGGGGCATCTTGCGGCGACCCTGTGCGGTCTCACGGCAGCCTTGTCGATGGTCGCCATGCGCATGGCCGGGGCGGACGAAAAGCGCATCAGCCTGTATGGCGCTGGCACGATCGGGCCGATCGTGTTCGGTGGCCTGGCCATGTTGCCGCACTTCGTCGTTCCCGACCTGCACCAGGTACTGCTGCTGGCGGGCTACGGTCTGCTGGCGGCGCTGGCCGGCGTACTGCTGATGTATGCCACTCTGCTCGCCCCCGCCAACCGCGTGGCACCAACCCAGTACAGCCAGATGCTGTGGGCGATCGGCTTCGGCTACTTCCTGTTCGGCAATTCGCTGGACTGGCCGATGCTGGTCGGCATCGTGATGATCCTCGGTGCCGGGCTGTTCACGCTGGTCCGCGAGGAGAAGGTCACCCGCTGGTGGAAACGCACCAAGGTGCTCTGACCATCGCGCCTTGCGGCGTAACCCGCACCACCGCACACTGCCGGCTCCACTGTCCTGGATGCCGCCGTGCCGACTCAAGCCCCACCCGATCACGCGTTCGAAATGTCGCCCGTCGTCGCCGGACTGTGGCGCATCGCGGACTGGGAGCTGGACGTGCCAGCACGTGTCCGCTGGATCGAACAGGCGCTGGAACTGGGCATCACCAGCTTCGACCATGCGGATATCTACGGCGACTACCGCGCCGAGTCGCTGTTCGGCGAAGCACTGCAGCATGCACCTGCGCTACGCCGGCGCATGCAACTGGTGACCAAGTGCGGCATTCGCCTGCGCTCGGCCCAGCGCCCCTACCGGCTCAATCATTACGACGCGTCGGCCGACTATGTCCGTGCACAGGTGGAGCAGTCGCTGCGCAACCTGCGTACCGAGCAACTGGACCTGGTGCTGATCCATCGCCCCGACTACCTGATGGATGCCACGGTTCTGGCCGACACCTTCGCCAGCCTCACCCGCGAGGGCAAGGTGGCGCGCTGGGGCGTATCCAATCACACAACCGGCCAGTTCGCCCTGCTGCACGCACATCACCCGCTGGTGACCAACCAGCTCGAACTGTCGCCGCTGCACATGCAGGCGCTGGACGACGGCACACTGGACCAGGCACAGCAACTGGGACTGCGCCCGATGATCTGGTCGCCGCTGGGTGGCGGTCGCCTGTTCGCCGGCGACGACCCGCAGGCCCTGCGGGTGCGCGGCGAAATGGAGGCGATCGCCGCACGCCTCGGCATCAGTCTCACCACCCTGGCTTTTGCCTGGATCCTGCGCCACCCCTCGCGCCCCCACCCGATCACCGGCAGTGGACGTATCGAGCGACTGCGCGAAGCCGTCGCCGCATTGGACGTGACGCTCGAGGCCGAGGACTGGTACGCGATCTGGACTGCCAGCAAGGGGCATCCGGTGCCTTGATTTCCATGTCATCGGCCGACGCTGGCCCAGCAACCGCGCCGACTATTCGTCCAGCAGCACGTAGTCGCCGGCCTTGTCGTAACGCTTCGGGTGCTTGCCGACGCGTGCGCAAAGCGCGTCACCGCAACGGGTGATCGCACCGCTGCGGGTAGCGCGCAGGATATCGTCGCTGAAATGCGCCTGGGCGACGTCCTGCATGCTCCGGTGCGCCACCCATGCGGCACCAGCGACTGCCAGCAATACGCCGACCAGCAGCGCCAGCGTTCCGCTCCATACCAGCGCGCGCCGTGCCGCACTCAAGCCCTTGCGCTGTTCGAGCATGGCCTTGGCAGCCAACTGGGCGCTGTGCGCACTCTGCTGCAACTGGCACTGCAAGCGACCCGCGGCCTGATCAACTCCCTGTGCGATCGACTGCTGCACATCGGCGCTGACGCGTTGCAGCGCCTGCTGCGCGAACTGATCGCCGCTCCGGTCCAGCCGCTCGACACCCTGTCGCATGGCGCTCACTGCGGCCTCGATGTCCTGCGCGGCTTGGCGGTTGCGGGCATCGAGCCGGTCGGCAATGGCCAGAAGCCGCACCAGTGCCTGTTGTGCCGCCTCAATCGTAATGTCGTTCATGGCCTCATCGTCCGTGAGTATCTGTGGTGAATGGTCCGTCGATGTACATGCGTTCGGTCCACCGGTAATCCGGCGAAGGTGGAGGATCCGATGGTTTGTCGCCAAAGAAACGAGTGAACTCGCCACCTTCCGGGGCATCTGATGGTGTGGACATGACCGGCTGGCATCCCGTGGTCAGCAAGAAAATGAAAACGCCTGGCAGCGCGACGCGAGAAAACGGGGTTCGATGTGGCATGGCTCCCTCCATCCCGTGGCCATTACCCCCTGGACTCTGCCCGGCTTGGCGACAGAGGCATCCATGCACTTCGACAGGCTGGCTCCAACCGGCTTACTCCGGATCAAGGGACGCGTGAAAATCCACTTCGTCCAGATCGATCACCAACATGTTGTGCATGCCCCGGCCGGGTAGCGTGCCTTTCCTCAAAACGCCGCGGAAGCGCCCGTTGAAGAGTGGCGAATCGCCCATCTGCCATCCCGCCGCCGGCTTGAAAACCGTCGCCTTGGTCAGGCGCCCGATGACCGCCTCCGATTCATCCATATCGGACGCGCTGGCGCCACATGGAAAAACCAGAATCAGATTTTTCTGGCTGGGCGCATCGCTCAAGGGGACCCCCGCGCACGCCACGACATCGATCCTGTGGCCGATGAGTCCGGGATTGCCCAGCACATCCTCGAGGCTACGGGGCCTGTGGACCGCCGCCGACGCGGACAAGGCGAACAAGGAGAAGATCGCAGCTGACAGAAGTCGTTTCATGCCGATCCCTAGCGAGTGCATTCAACCGCACATGGAAACCATCCAATGATTTCGTTCAGCCGATGCACATGCTTTGCATCGGCGGCATGACCATACACCTCGGGAAGCGGCCTTGAAAAGTTGCCGCGTCACGCCCTCGCTCAGCCGTTGCTGACCCCGTGCGGCACGTGCCCGGTGGCCACATGTCGCCGTGCGGACTCCACATTGGCCGGCGAATCGTCGAAGAAGATGTCGGCGCCGAACGCATCCAGGAACGGCCCCTTGTCGCGACCGCCGAGGAACAGGGCTTCGTCGATGCGAACGCCCCAGCGACGAAGGGTGAGGATTACGCGTTTGTGCGCGGGCGCCGACCGCGCGGTGACCAAGGCCGTGCGGATCGGCGAGTTCTCCGCGGGAAACGCCGCCTGCAGACGATGAAGGGCTGTCAGGAAGCCACGGAACGGACCGACCGACAGCGGCTCCTCGGCATGCTCGCTCTCGTTGCGATGAAAGGCTTCCAGACCCTCTTCACGCGAGACGCGCTCGCCTTCGTCGCCAAAGATCACCGCATCGCCGTCGAAGGCAATCCGCAACTGCTCGGTAGCGCGCGGCGGCGCGGTGCTCGGCAGGATGGTCGCCGCCGCCACGCCAGCCTTGAGTGCTCGCCCCACGTCCTCGGCATTCGCCGAAAGAAACAGGTCCGCCCGGAACGGTGCGATGTAGTCCGAGGTGGGCGCGCCACTGGTGAAGGCCGCCCGGCTGATCTCCAGCCCGTAATGCTGGATCGCGTTGAAGATGCGCAGGCCAGTGTCACCCGAATTGCGCGAAAGCAGGATCACTTCCACCGGCGGCACGTCACCGGCCAGCCGGTTGAGGTCGAGCAACTTCTGCACCAGCGGGAAGGCCACGCCCGGCTTGAGTATCTCGTTCTCGTGCTCGATCTGGAAGCTGCGGTAGGCGTCCAGCCCGTCGCGCTCGAACAGCGCATGACTGTCGCCCAGATCGAACAGGGCACGCGACGAAATCGCCACCACCAGGCGGTTGTCGGTGGAGGACGCGGGATCGTGAGCGGTCGGCAGGGTCATGGCACGAATCTACCGCATGCAGCCGGTTGTGGGTGAGCGGCGGGAAGGCGTCCGCAGACACGCCGTCCGATCCGGTGCATCAGGGGTGGGCTGCCAGATATGCGGCTATCGCCTGCACCTGTCGGGCGGTCAGCGCGCGCGCAATACCGTGCATCACTGCAGTCGGCCGGGTGCCGTTGGCAAAGGCACGCAATTGAGCCTGGATGTAGGCCGCATGCTGGCCGTACAACACTGGTCCGGGCGTGCCCATCATCATGCCCATTCCTCCCATCGACCCCATCCGGCCGGCACCCGGCAGGTGGCAGTCAGCACAGGCCGGAATCTCTTCATGGCTGGCACCGAGACGGAACAGCTGACGGCCTTCCGCCATCAGGTCAGCCGGGCCCGCTGCATCCCGCGCACGGCTCTGGCCCGCGAAGAACGCAGACACATCGAGTTCGTCCTGGTTGGACAGGCCATGCACTATCGAGGCCATCACCGCAGAGGGTCGCTCACCGTTCCGGAAGGAAACCAGCTGCCCGTACAGGTAGCTGGCGCGCATACCGGCCAGCCGTGGGTACATGGCGATGGAGCTGTTGCCGTCGGGGCCGTGACAAGCCGCGCAACGCGCCTTCGCCACGACTTCCCCATGAACCGCGTGGCCGGTCGCCGGAGTGCCCTGCGAAGAGCAGCCGCCGGCAAAAAAAGCAGCGACCACAATGATGGCCAGGCGCACGAAATGTCGCATCGAGCAGGTACCTTACAGTGCGATTGCCGCCGTGATCTGTCGGGCGTGCCGCGGCAAATTTCAAGGGAAGAATAAACCCTTCGACACCTTCCGTGGCTGCCTGGGCTACAGCGATCGCGTTGGCTGAACTCGATGCAACCGTGTACGACACGCAGCCCGCACCGGCCGAACTGCGGTAATCCCACGCTAGACCCAGGCGGGCGCTCCGGCATCCCGCATGGGCCCCGCCTGCGGTTTGCGATCCTGTTGTACCGATGCACCCAGATCCGCTGGCTGCGTCCGGAAGAACGCCACCAGCCGTTGCAGTTCGTCGGCGCGCTCGTGCATGGCCCGCGAGGCTGCCGTCGCCTGCTCGACCAGCGCCGCATTCTGCTGGGTCGCATCGTCGATCTGGGTGACGACCCGACTGATCTGGGCAATGCCCGACGACTGCTCGCCGCTGGCCGCCGCGATATCGGCAACCGTGTCGGTGACCCGGGCGATGCTGGTCACGATGGCGCCCAGGCTGCTCCCGCTCGCTTCGGTCAGTTCGCTGCCGACGCGAACTTTTTCGGCACTGTTCACGATCAGCGCGCGGATGTCCCTGGCCGCCGCGGCAGAGCGCTGGGCAAGCTGGCGTACCTCGGCCGCGACCACGGCAAAGCCACGCCCCTGTTCGCCAGCCCGCGCGGCCTCGACGGCGGCGTTGAGCGACAACAGGTTGGTCTGGAAGGCGATTTCGTCGATCAACCCGACGATATCCGCCATCTGGTTGCTGGCGGTATCGATATCGCGCATCGCCGCAGCGACCTGGCCGGCCACGACACGGCCCTGTTCCGCATGCTGTCGAGCCTCACGCGCCTGCTGGTCGGCCGAAGCCGCATTGAGCGCGTTCTGCTTCACCGTCGCGGTCATTTCTTCCAGCGACGCAGCGGTTTCTTCCAGGCTCGCGGCCTGGGACTGCGTACGCTGGCTGAGGTCGTCGTTGCCGCGCGAGATCTCTCCGGCACTCAGGCCGACCGCCAGGGCGCCCTCGCGCACCTGGCCGACGATGCCCTGCAGCTGTCCATCCATACGCCGGAAAGCACGCAGCAGCGCACCGATTTCGTCGCCCCGCGCGCTATCGATGTCGTTGCCGAGTCGCCCCGCGGCAATCGCCTCAGCCGTCACTACTGCTTCGCGCACGCCGCGCAGGATCGAGCGAAGCGTCAGCCAGCCGACCAGCAAGGTCATCAGCATGCCGGCCCCGATGGCAGTCACGATCAGCAGGCGTAGCCGCCGGTACGTGGCCGAAGCCTGCTGGTGCAGCGTCGTTGCCGCCGTCTCGCGCAGGCTGATGAAATGATCCAGCGCGTCGTACATCATGGTCATATTCGGCAGCAGGAAGTCGTATAGCACATCGGCGCTTCCGGTATCGCCCTTCAGCATCGATGCCGAAACATTGCCGATGATCCGGTTCACACGCTTGAACGAGGCGACGAACTGCTTCCACGTCCTGGCGGCATCGGCCGACATCGGCTGTGCCGAAATCTGCCTGATCAGCTTTTCGTTCTGGGCATCGAAATGGCGGACCACCTCGACCTGCTGGCTCACAATGGAAATGTTGCCGACCTGCCGGGCCGCCTCACCGAGGGCAATGAATTCGCCCTGCTGGTTGCGCGCGATGCGATTGGCCGCCAACAACGGCGTCAGGTCGCCCCGGTACATCGACAGCAGACTGTCGTTGGACCGGGAGATGCCAGCCAGCCCGAGATAGGCAATCGCCACGAGCAAGACGTAAAGCAGCGCGGCAACGCCGATCAGCCGCAGCTTGATGGTCGGTGCGGGGCGTTTGAACAGGCGCCTGGCGGCGGCGCGAAAACGGGTGATCATGGTCATGTCCTGCGGCGCGCGGCGACGTCCCGGCCGCTTCTCTGAAGCCGGTAGTCGTCGACGCATTTACGGTGCACTGTGCGTCATTGCCGTAACGGCAATGACGCGCCTGCGGATATGGTGCACGCCGCTGATGTCAGCTTTCTTGCAGTCCGTCCAGGCTGTGATCACGGCTTCCGGGCTGGCGCTTCGGACATGCCCCGCCGTTAGCGGTCAGGGCCAATGGCAGGGGCCGATGGCTGGTGGAGCGGATATTCGTTCAGCGCTTGCGGGGCGGCTTGGCCGAGGATGCCTCGATCAACTGCTGCAGGTAGCCGATGCCTTCCTCTTCGGGAAAGAACGCCACCACATCGGCAATGGTCAGGTCGAAGCGACGCTGCAGGTCCAGAAACTCCGTTCTGGCCACTACCAATTGCTGCTCGCGTGTCAGCGGCTTCTGTGTCTTTTCGAGGGCGGCCAATTCTTCCTGAAAGCGGCGGAACGCGTCGTTTGGGACCGGCATGGCTGTCGCTGGGCTTCTGTGAACTGCGCCTATTGTCGCATGCCTGACGGTCTGACTGCCCGTATCGCCAGTCGATGGGCCCGTGTGCTCCGGTCTGGCTGTCACGGTCCGGGCCGACACGATGTCACCCGGCCGTGGCACCATGCGCACCATGCTGGATATCCCGACAACACCGGCGCCCCAGGCCGGCGCCACTGCACTGGCGGCATTCGTCGATGCCCATCCGCGCCTGTTCGTGCTGACCGGTGCGGGCTGCAGCACCGGCTCGGGCATTCCCGACTATCGCGATGCACTTGGCCGCTGGAAGCGTCCGCAACCGGTGACCTACCAGGCCTTCACTGGCGACGTGGCCACCCGCAAGCGCTACTGGGCCCGCAGTCTGGTCGGCTGGCGCCGGTTCGGACAGGCCACGCCGAATGCCGTACACCATGCCCTGGTCCGGCTCGAACAACAGGCAAGGCTGACGCTGCTGCTTACCCAGAACGTCGATCGCCTGCACCAGGCGGCAGGCCAGCTGAACGTGATCGACCTGCATGGCCGGCTGGACCGCGTGCGCTGCCTGGACTGTGGGCTGTCCATGCCGCGCACCGACCTGCAGGACGAACTGCTGCGACTGAATCCCGACTGGGCCACCGTCGAAGCCAGCGACGCCCCCGATGGCGATGCCGACCTGGAGGCCGACTTCGCCCATTTCGAGGTACCCGCCTGCCCGCGCTGTGCCGGCATGCTCAAGCCGGACGTGGTGTTCTTCGGCGAAGGCGTGCCGCGCAAACGTGTCGACGCGGGCATGCAGGCGCTGGATGACGCCGACGCCATGCTGGTGGTGGGCTCGTCGCTGATGGTGTATTCGGGCTTCCGCTTCGCCCGGGCAGCCGCCCGCACCGGCAAGCCGCTGGCGGCCGTGAACCTGGGGCGGACCCGTGCCGATGACCTGCTTCAACTGAAGATCGAGTTGCCCTGCGACGAGGCGTTTTCGTTTCTCGCCTGAGCAAGCGTGGCGCTGACGTCCGGCTCAGGAACGGCGGGCGCGGAAGAACTCGCGCAGCATCGTCGACGCCTCGTCGGCCAGCAGTCCGCCCTGCACGGTCAGCCGATGGTTGTGGCGCGGGTCGATCAAGGTGTCGAACACGCTGCCGGCGGCACCGGTCTTGGGATCGGTGGCGGCGTATACCACGCGACCAATGCGGGCATGGATCAGCGCCATCGCGCACATCGAGCACGGCTCCAGCGTGACATACAGCGTGGCGCCCACGAGCCGGTGATTGGTCGTTTTTTCGCCGCCCGCGCGCAGCGCCATGATCTCGGCATGCGCGGTCGGGTCGTGCAGGGTGATGTTGCGGTTCCAGCCCAGACCGACAATCTCGTCGTCCATCACCAGTACCGCGCCCACCGGCACTTCGCCTTCGGCATCGCGGGCATGTGCGGCCAGCTGCAACGCGCGCTGCATGAAACGGGTATCCGCAGCCGAAAATGGCGTCGACGGCACGCTCGACATGTGTTCTCTCACCAGCAAAGTCATGATCGGCAGTCGCCAGGGACGGATGGATCGCCATGGCGATCCCGGCTGGCCGTGACCGCCATGCAGATCGGTCCCGGCTCCCCTGGACTGAGATACGCGACCGACCGAGGTGGCCACGAAGGGCCGCATTATCTCAAAATTCCCGCCGACGTTCCGCCGAATCGCTGTGCCGGTCACGGACAAGTGCAGCGCCGCCGCGCCCTGCCCCGCGCTAGCTATACGGGACAGGGGGCGGTGGCGTGAGGCCCGGCTTACAGGGTCACTGGCTCGATCTGCTCGGGGGCACCGGTCATCACGGTAGGTGCGCCAGCCGCATACGCGGCACGGTTGTAGGTCACCACCTGGCCTGCCAGCAACGCATTGAAGCGCTGGATGAAGGCGTTGGCCTGGACGTTGATCTCACGCTGCAAGGTGAGCAGTGCCGGCGGCGGCATCTGATTCTGCAGCCCTTCGTAGCCGCCCCCGATGATGCTGGAGACGCTGCCTTGCAGGTCGGTCAGCTGCTTGAGGTCATCCTCTTCCACGTTGTGCTGGACAGTCGGCGAGAATGCACTGTTCTTCAACGTGGTGAGCTGCTTGTCGAGCTGGCGCGCCTGGGTCAGTGCCGCGGCGTAGCGTGGCTCGCTGGCGGCACTGGCCTCGAACTGCTTCAGTGTCGCCTGCATCGCGGTGATCCGGTTCAGCGCGCTGTCGATGGCACTGAGCACGTTGCGCTCGGCAAGCTCGCCCTTCAGCGTGGCAAGGTTGGCCGCAGGAGCCGGCGCCTGGTTGGGGTCGGCCTTCACCAGTACGGTCTCGGTGGCGCTGTGGCCGCCCGCGCTGACGGTGAGCTGGTAGCTGCCCGGCACCACCAGCGGTCCGTTGGCGTTGTTGCCGTCCTTGTCCTTGTGGTCATGCTTGACGAAGTCGAGCTTGGTGGCGCCGTCGTAGCGCATGTTCCACACATAACGGTTCACGCCGGGCTTGGCATTGGTGTAGCGCGTGGCGATGAGGTGACCGGCCGCATCGCGCACGGTGATCTCGACCGCCCCGTGTTTGGCGCCCTTGGCCGCATGCAGCTTGTGCGGCACGGCGTAGTCGACGATCACGCCGTCAGGCGCATTGGGCACGGTGTAGAGCGGCTCGGCACCCTCGCCACGTGTCCAGCGCACGAACTCGATGCCGGCACGCGGCGTGAACAGGTGCAGCGGCTGGCTGGCGATCGCCTTGCTGTACTCGGCGATCGGCGCGAAGTGGTCGAGCACGAACAGGCCTCGGCCATGGGTGGCCAGCACCAGGTCGCCCTGCACGAACTTCACGTCGACCACCGGCACGGTCGGCAGCCCGCCCACCTTGAGCTGGCTCCAGTGCGCACCGTTGTCGCGCGACAGCCAGGCACCGATGTCGGTGCCGGCGACCAGCACGCCGGGGTGATTCGGGTCCTCGCGCACCACGTCGACCGGCGCATCCGGCAGGCCGTGGTCGATGCGCTGCCAGGCATGACCGTAGTCGCTGGTGCGGTAGACGTACGGGTGACGGTTGTCCATCTCGTGCGCATCGAAGGCCACGTAGGCCGCGCCCGGATCGGTCGCCGAAACGCCGACCTGGTAGACGCGGGCCCACTTCGGGGCACCCGAGGGTGTGACATTCGACCAGTGCGCACCGCCGTCGCGGGTCACCTGCACCAGACCGTCATCGGTACCCACCCACAGCACCTTCGAATCGCTCGGTGCGATCTGCACCGCGAGAATGGTGTCGTAGGTTTCGGCGCCGGAAAGATCGAGGTTGACCGGGCCGCCGGACAATGCCTGCTTGGCCTTGTCGTTGCGGGTCAGGTCGCCGCTGATCGGCGCCCAGTTCTGGCCACCGTCGGTGGACTTCAGCACGACGTTGGCGCCCATGTAGACAGTCTTGGGCGCATGCGGATCGACCGCGATCGGGCTGGTCCAGTTGAAGCGGTACTTCTGCTGCGTGGTAGGCAGGTCGTTGTCGAAGCCCGGACCATGCAGGTACGGCATGGTGAAGTCGGTTCGCTTGGTGTCGCGATGGAACAGCACCATCGCACCGTCCTCGGCATCGCCGTAGATAAGGTTCGGATCGCTGGGCGCCGGCACCACGTATTCGCCGTCGCCGCCGATCACGTTGAACCAGTCGTTGCCACTACCGACGGTATCGGCCAGCGAACTGGACGGACCGCACCAGCCGCTGTTGTCCTGCAGGCCCGCACACAGCGTGTACGGCGTCTTGTTGTCGGTGGCGACCATGTAGTCCTGCTCGATCGGCATGCCGTCGAGGAAACGCCAGCTCTTGCCGCCATCGAGGCTGAGGTAGGCGCCACCATCATTGCCCTGGATGATGCGCTTGGGATTGCTGGGATCGATCCACAACGCGTGATGGTCGACATGCACGCTCTTGTCGATCGGATGCGCGGTCTTGCCGCCGTTGTCCGACTCCATCAGGTAGAACGACATGAAGTACAGCTTGTCGGCGTCGTTCGGAGCGACCTCGAAGCGCGAGAAATAGAACGGCCTCACGTCCAGCGCATGGTTGTCGCTGACCTCGGTCCAGCTATCGCCGAGATTGTGCGAGACGAACAGCAGGCCCTTCCCGGGCTTGGTCTCGATCAGAGCATAGACGCGCTGCGGATCGCTGGGCGCGGTGGCTACCGCAATGCGGCCAAGCGGGCCCTTCGGCAGGCCGGCGGTGAGACGCGTCCAGGTGGCGCCGCCGTCGGTGGAACGCCACAGGCCACTGCCGGGGCCACCATCGACCAGGTTCCACGGATGACGCACAACCTGCCAGGTGGCAGCGAACAACACCTCCGGATTGCCTGGCGCCATCGCCAGATCGATCGCGCCGGTGCTGTTGTCGACGAACAGCGTCTTGTGCCAGGTCTTGCCGCCGTCGGTCGTCTCGAACACGCCACGCTGCGCGTTCGGGCCCCAGGCATGACCCAGCGCCGCGACCAGCACATGGTTGGGATTCTGCGGGTCGACGACGATCTTGCCGATCTGGCCGGCATCGGCCAGACCCATCCGCTTGAAAGTCTTGCCGGCATCGGTGGAGAGATACACGCCCGCGCCATCGACAATGTCGTTGCGGATGTTCGACTCGCCGGTACCGACCCAGACCAGGTTCGGGTTGGACTTCGAAAGCGCGATCGCACCGATCGACGCCGAGGCTTCGTGCTCGAAAATTGGCTTCCAGTGCTGGCCGCCATCGACGGTCTTCCAGACCCCGCCTGCGGCTGCGCCGACGTAGTAGACCAGCGGATTGCCCGGAATGCCCGCCACAGCGGCGACACGTCCGCCCGCAAGCGCCGGGCCCAGATCGCGGATCTTCAGCTGGGCGAAGGGCCCATGCTGCGTAGACGAAGACGGTGCCGGCGTCGGCGCGGCAAATGCGGACGACACGGCGAGAGCGGAAAGAACGGCCAACGAAAGCAGACGACGGCGACAGTACATGCGGGTGGACTCCCCTGGAAGGCTGGGACGGAAGGACAGCAATCCGCCCACCATGGAATCTTCCGAGAGCCGCGACAAGTGACGAAGGTACTGGGTGCGACCCGATGACCACATGCCCTGCCCCGGGCGCGCGGACAGCCGTCATGGCGACGACG
This window of the Dyella sp. A6 genome carries:
- a CDS encoding 5'-nucleotidase, yielding MTLPTAHDPASSTDNRLVVAISSRALFDLGDSHALFERDGLDAYRSFQIEHENEILKPGVAFPLVQKLLDLNRLAGDVPPVEVILLSRNSGDTGLRIFNAIQHYGLEISRAAFTSGAPTSDYIAPFRADLFLSANAEDVGRALKAGVAAATILPSTAPPRATEQLRIAFDGDAVIFGDEGERVSREEGLEAFHRNESEHAEEPLSVGPFRGFLTALHRLQAAFPAENSPIRTALVTARSAPAHKRVILTLRRWGVRIDEALFLGGRDKGPFLDAFGADIFFDDSPANVESARRHVATGHVPHGVSNG
- a CDS encoding aldo/keto reductase — protein: MPTQAPPDHAFEMSPVVAGLWRIADWELDVPARVRWIEQALELGITSFDHADIYGDYRAESLFGEALQHAPALRRRMQLVTKCGIRLRSAQRPYRLNHYDASADYVRAQVEQSLRNLRTEQLDLVLIHRPDYLMDATVLADTFASLTREGKVARWGVSNHTTGQFALLHAHHPLVTNQLELSPLHMQALDDGTLDQAQQLGLRPMIWSPLGGGRLFAGDDPQALRVRGEMEAIAARLGISLTTLAFAWILRHPSRPHPITGSGRIERLREAVAALDVTLEAEDWYAIWTASKGHPVP
- a CDS encoding c-type cytochrome — translated: MRLAIIVVAAFFAGGCSSQGTPATGHAVHGEVVAKARCAACHGPDGNSSIAMYPRLAGMRASYLYGQLVSFRNGERPSAVMASIVHGLSNQDELDVSAFFAGQSRARDAAGPADLMAEGRQLFRLGASHEEIPACADCHLPGAGRMGSMGGMGMMMGTPGPVLYGQHAAYIQAQLRAFANGTRPTAVMHGIARALTARQVQAIAAYLAAHP
- a CDS encoding 2-hydroxyacyl-CoA dehydratase, whose translation is MAALEKTQKPLTREQQLVVARTEFLDLQRRFDLTIADVVAFFPEEEGIGYLQQLIEASSAKPPRKR
- the tadA gene encoding tRNA adenosine(34) deaminase TadA, whose product is MQRALQLAAHARDAEGEVPVGAVLVMDDEIVGLGWNRNITLHDPTAHAEIMALRAGGEKTTNHRLVGATLYVTLEPCSMCAMALIHARIGRVVYAATDPKTGAAGSVFDTLIDPRHNHRLTVQGGLLADEASTMLREFFRARRS
- a CDS encoding DMT family transporter — its product is MIKGILLGFACFAAYAISDAFAKALHGTIPPYESVFFGGVLGLAALPFIMGPGDRWHQVFSAKRPHLWWIRAITGGVGNICSVTAFTLLPMAEVFSMIFLMPIFVTILSVVFLKEQVGWRRWTAVFVGFAGVLVVLRPGFRALGLGHLAATLCGLTAALSMVAMRMAGADEKRISLYGAGTIGPIVFGGLAMLPHFVVPDLHQVLLLAGYGLLAALAGVLLMYATLLAPANRVAPTQYSQMLWAIGFGYFLFGNSLDWPMLVGIVMILGAGLFTLVREEKVTRWWKRTKVL
- a CDS encoding NAD-dependent protein deacetylase, whose translation is MLDIPTTPAPQAGATALAAFVDAHPRLFVLTGAGCSTGSGIPDYRDALGRWKRPQPVTYQAFTGDVATRKRYWARSLVGWRRFGQATPNAVHHALVRLEQQARLTLLLTQNVDRLHQAAGQLNVIDLHGRLDRVRCLDCGLSMPRTDLQDELLRLNPDWATVEASDAPDGDADLEADFAHFEVPACPRCAGMLKPDVVFFGEGVPRKRVDAGMQALDDADAMLVVGSSLMVYSGFRFARAAARTGKPLAAVNLGRTRADDLLQLKIELPCDEAFSFLA
- a CDS encoding methyl-accepting chemotaxis protein, which codes for MITRFRAAARRLFKRPAPTIKLRLIGVAALLYVLLVAIAYLGLAGISRSNDSLLSMYRGDLTPLLAANRIARNQQGEFIALGEAARQVGNISIVSQQVEVVRHFDAQNEKLIRQISAQPMSADAARTWKQFVASFKRVNRIIGNVSASMLKGDTGSADVLYDFLLPNMTMMYDALDHFISLRETAATTLHQQASATYRRLRLLIVTAIGAGMLMTLLVGWLTLRSILRGVREAVVTAEAIAAGRLGNDIDSARGDEIGALLRAFRRMDGQLQGIVGQVREGALAVGLSAGEISRGNDDLSQRTQSQAASLEETAASLEEMTATVKQNALNAASADQQAREARQHAEQGRVVAGQVAAAMRDIDTASNQMADIVGLIDEIAFQTNLLSLNAAVEAARAGEQGRGFAVVAAEVRQLAQRSAAAARDIRALIVNSAEKVRVGSELTEASGSSLGAIVTSIARVTDTVADIAAASGEQSSGIAQISRVVTQIDDATQQNAALVEQATAASRAMHERADELQRLVAFFRTQPADLGASVQQDRKPQAGPMRDAGAPAWV